One part of the Streptobacillus canis genome encodes these proteins:
- a CDS encoding thymidine kinase, with protein sequence MFLKNSDNVGRLEVICGSMFSGKSEELIRRLRRESFTKQNVLIFKHAIDKRYGENGIFSHSQDSIGAYPVSNVLEMEDIISKHPDVEVIGVDEVQFFGKDIVEFCNKYVNLGKRVVVAGLDLDFKAEPFHPMPELLTYADSIIKLKAICMVCGKEAYASQRLINGEPAFRDDPIVMVGASENYEARCRRHHIVKDRGDQRAKIYFLFGTDINAGKEEVEKYIQTKNPNSKTKTISIFKNDETVIDLRNAIEEASHECDILFIRIVKSPLIPIEGEYSIIDLMSEYRKISSVILISRNRRGMINEVLISHETIRKADLNLEDIYFTPSDNPEKEENIQNIENIINTKAIIIKGGN encoded by the coding sequence ATGTTTTTAAAAAATAGTGATAATGTTGGTAGATTAGAAGTAATATGTGGAAGTATGTTTTCGGGAAAAAGTGAAGAGTTAATAAGAAGATTGAGAAGAGAATCATTTACAAAACAAAACGTTTTAATATTTAAACATGCAATTGATAAAAGATATGGTGAAAATGGTATTTTTTCACACAGTCAAGACAGTATTGGAGCATACCCGGTAAGTAATGTTTTAGAAATGGAAGACATAATCTCAAAACATCCAGATGTTGAAGTTATAGGTGTAGATGAAGTACAATTTTTTGGTAAAGATATAGTTGAATTTTGTAATAAATATGTTAATCTTGGTAAAAGAGTTGTGGTAGCAGGATTAGACTTGGACTTTAAAGCAGAACCATTTCATCCAATGCCTGAATTATTAACATACGCAGATTCTATTATAAAGTTAAAAGCTATATGTATGGTTTGTGGTAAAGAAGCCTATGCCAGCCAAAGACTTATCAATGGTGAGCCAGCATTTAGAGATGACCCAATTGTAATGGTGGGTGCTAGTGAAAATTATGAAGCAAGATGTAGAAGACACCATATTGTTAAAGATAGAGGAGATCAAAGAGCAAAAATTTATTTCTTATTTGGTACAGATATTAATGCTGGTAAAGAGGAAGTTGAAAAATATATACAAACTAAAAATCCAAATTCTAAAACTAAAACAATTAGTATATTCAAAAATGATGAAACAGTCATTGATTTAAGAAATGCTATTGAAGAAGCTTCACATGAATGTGACATTTTATTTATTAGAATTGTAAAAAGTCCTTTAATACCAATTGAAGGGGAATATAGTATTATAGATTTAATGTCTGAATATAGAAAAATTTCTTCTGTAATTTTAATTTCAAGAAATAGACGTGGAATGATTAATGAAGTTTTAATTTCTCATGAAACAATTAGAAAAGCAGATTTAAATCTTGAAGATATATACTTTACACCATCTGATAACCCAGAAAAAGAAGAAAATATACAAAATATAGAAAATATTATTAATACAAAAGCAATAATTATTAAGGGAGGAAATTAA